A region from the Geobacillus vulcani PSS1 genome encodes:
- the ade gene encoding adenine deaminase codes for MHSTLQKKIAAAAKQTKADLVIKNGKIVNVFTREIVEGDLAIAEGTIVGIGRYEGKETMDAKGRYICPGLIDGHVHIESSMVPPSEFARVVLPHGVTTVIADPHEIANVAGVHGIQFMLDDAKRTPLDVYIMLPSCVPAASFEHAGAVLSAADLAPFFNDERVLGLAEVMDYPSLREQHPSMLDKLALAANSNRLIDGHLAGLDADAINVYRSACIHTDHECVTADEALERIRRGMYVLIRQGSVAKDLDKLLPAVTEHNARRFLFCTDDKHLDDLWFEGSVDHNVRLAIRAGLDPLLAIQMATLNAAECYRLSTKGAVAPGYDADFLLLEDLETLNITHVFKSGRLVAEHGRTTFHSESSACRVQSELRQSIRCQPVTEADLRIPMRKGNNAHVMEIIPNHLHTNHRITEVDVQDGAFSPSVERDLLKLVVVERHRGLGIGLGIVRGFGFQAGAIASSIAHDSHHIIAAGTNDGDLVIAIEQLRQQQGGLAVVKNGTVLASLPLEIGGLMTGKDYTEVLNELKQIDQALKAIGADGSFNPFITLSFLALPVIPELKLTDQGLFDVKRWEFIPVEA; via the coding sequence ATGCATTCAACGTTGCAGAAGAAAATCGCCGCTGCCGCAAAACAAACGAAAGCCGATCTCGTCATCAAAAACGGAAAAATCGTCAACGTGTTTACACGCGAAATCGTCGAAGGGGACCTCGCCATTGCCGAAGGGACGATCGTCGGCATCGGCCGCTATGAAGGCAAAGAAACGATGGACGCCAAAGGACGCTATATTTGTCCTGGACTGATTGACGGACACGTGCATATCGAATCGTCGATGGTGCCCCCGAGCGAATTCGCCCGCGTCGTTCTGCCGCATGGGGTCACTACGGTGATCGCCGACCCGCACGAAATCGCGAACGTCGCCGGCGTCCACGGCATTCAATTTATGCTCGACGACGCCAAGCGGACGCCGCTTGATGTATATATCATGTTGCCATCGTGCGTGCCGGCCGCTTCCTTTGAACATGCCGGCGCCGTCTTGTCAGCTGCGGACCTAGCACCGTTTTTCAACGATGAGCGCGTTCTCGGCTTGGCGGAAGTGATGGACTATCCGTCATTAAGGGAACAACACCCGTCCATGCTTGACAAACTGGCGCTCGCGGCCAACTCCAACCGTCTCATCGACGGCCACTTGGCCGGTCTGGATGCCGATGCCATCAACGTCTACCGTAGCGCCTGCATCCATACGGATCATGAATGCGTCACCGCCGACGAAGCGTTAGAACGCATTCGCCGCGGCATGTACGTGCTCATTCGCCAAGGTTCAGTCGCCAAAGATCTTGACAAACTTCTTCCCGCCGTCACTGAGCATAACGCGCGCCGCTTTCTGTTTTGCACGGATGACAAACATCTGGACGACTTATGGTTCGAAGGGAGCGTCGACCATAACGTGCGGCTGGCCATTCGCGCTGGGCTCGATCCGCTTCTGGCCATCCAAATGGCTACGTTAAATGCCGCCGAGTGCTACCGGTTGTCGACCAAAGGCGCGGTCGCCCCCGGATACGATGCCGATTTTCTGCTGTTGGAAGATTTGGAAACACTGAATATCACCCATGTATTCAAATCCGGCAGACTCGTCGCCGAACACGGCCGAACCACCTTCCACTCTGAATCGTCAGCTTGCCGCGTCCAATCGGAATTACGGCAATCAATCCGTTGCCAACCGGTCACCGAAGCTGATCTTCGCATTCCGATGCGGAAAGGAAACAACGCCCATGTCATGGAGATCATCCCGAACCACTTGCACACGAATCATCGCATCACCGAAGTCGATGTCCAGGACGGAGCCTTTTCCCCTTCGGTCGAACGGGATTTGTTGAAGCTTGTGGTCGTCGAACGCCATCGCGGGCTTGGCATCGGCCTTGGCATCGTCCGTGGCTTCGGCTTCCAAGCAGGCGCCATTGCCTCTTCGATCGCACACGATTCGCACCACATCATCGCCGCCGGAACAAACGACGGTGACCTCGTCATCGCCATCGAACAGCTCCGCCAACAACAAGGCGGACTTGCCGTCGTCAAAAATGGAACGGTGCTCGCCAGCCTGCCGCTTGAAATCGGCGGATTGATGACTGGAAAAGACTATACCGAGGTGCTAAACGAATTGAAACAGATTGACCAAGCACTTAAAGCAATCGGCGCAGACGGCTCTTTCAATCCGTTCATCACCCTGTCATTTCTCGCCTTGCCGGTCATTCCCGAGCTCAAGCTGACCGATCAAGGACTATTTGACGTTAAACGTTGGGAGTTTATCCCGGTCGAAGCATAA
- a CDS encoding YhbD family protein has protein sequence MEQELISKKELLELTGISYGQLYRWKRKKLIPEEWFIRKSTFTGQETFFPREKILARIEKIKELKDERSLDELAAMFAPDPATVVMTKEEIVKRHIVSDVVLQLLNNQLSDRNDVSFVQLLSLYLVDRLLLSGEISMEEGKNIWKMFESHYPKLQGKSCELIVLRKMGMATCFLAEGAVNLYIEEGAKLAARLHVPACIEELKLKLSEG, from the coding sequence ATGGAACAGGAATTGATTTCGAAAAAAGAACTGCTTGAGCTGACCGGCATTTCATACGGCCAGCTGTATCGCTGGAAGCGGAAAAAGCTGATTCCGGAAGAATGGTTTATTCGCAAATCGACATTCACTGGGCAGGAGACGTTTTTTCCGAGAGAAAAAATCTTGGCTCGCATTGAGAAAATCAAGGAGCTGAAGGATGAGCGGTCTCTCGATGAGTTGGCGGCGATGTTTGCGCCTGATCCGGCGACGGTCGTCATGACGAAAGAAGAAATCGTAAAACGTCACATTGTTTCGGACGTCGTGTTGCAATTATTGAACAACCAGTTGAGCGATCGAAACGACGTTTCGTTTGTGCAGCTTCTTTCTCTTTATCTTGTTGATCGGCTGCTTCTTTCCGGCGAGATTAGCATGGAAGAGGGAAAAAACATATGGAAGATGTTTGAGAGCCATTATCCAAAACTGCAAGGAAAATCATGTGAGCTGATCGTTCTTCGCAAAATGGGGATGGCGACTTGCTTTTTGGCGGAAGGGGCAGTCAACTTGTACATCGAAGAAGGAGCAAAGCTCGCAGCGCGGCTGCATGTGCCGGCATGTATTGAAGAGTTAAAGCTGAAGCTTTCGGAGGGATGA
- a CDS encoding polymer-forming cytoskeletal protein, whose product MERRDLVIAGTGHASGGLYSLVKLSGNGKLYGDLDCLEMQVQGNATVEGSVKANNVHIAGKGHVTGGMECEWMKVSGSVKIGEHVQCQEATVRGHGLVKGSCTAETIRVHGELDVGGDCSAERMEVEGHFSVGGLLNAGYIEVKLFGPSRATEIGGETIMVKRQGGSLFKKWFFPAELTADVIEGDVIHLEHTTAKTVRGNRVTIGRGCHIERVEYREALECDEEAKIGIIEKG is encoded by the coding sequence ATGGAGCGGCGTGATTTGGTCATTGCCGGAACGGGGCATGCGTCCGGCGGGCTGTACAGCTTGGTGAAATTATCGGGGAATGGAAAGCTGTATGGCGATCTCGATTGCTTGGAGATGCAAGTGCAAGGAAATGCGACCGTCGAAGGAAGCGTGAAAGCCAACAACGTTCATATTGCCGGGAAAGGCCATGTGACAGGTGGGATGGAGTGCGAGTGGATGAAAGTGAGCGGGAGTGTGAAAATTGGAGAACATGTGCAATGCCAGGAGGCGACGGTTCGCGGCCACGGCTTGGTGAAAGGCTCATGCACGGCGGAGACGATCCGTGTCCATGGCGAGCTCGACGTTGGCGGTGACTGTTCGGCCGAGCGGATGGAGGTCGAAGGGCATTTCTCCGTTGGCGGGCTGTTGAACGCAGGCTATATCGAAGTAAAGCTGTTTGGTCCGAGCCGCGCTACGGAGATCGGCGGGGAAACGATTATGGTAAAGAGGCAAGGAGGTTCGCTGTTCAAAAAATGGTTTTTTCCAGCGGAGTTGACCGCCGATGTGATCGAAGGGGATGTCATTCATCTCGAACATACTACGGCGAAAACGGTGCGCGGCAACCGCGTGACGATCGGGCGGGGATGTCACATCGAGCGGGTCGAGTACCGAGAAGCATTGGAATGTGATGAAGAGGCGAAAATCGGAATCATAGAGAAAGGGTGA
- a CDS encoding polymer-forming cytoskeletal protein, whose protein sequence is MAARNLTINGSAFSGGGTFHHVTVRGDATIRGDVECDRCKVFGSADMKGALTARQLRLFGQANIDGPVRMEKMDVFGEADIRGHAHLQHLQLRGMVQVEGNVEAHAIRGYGELSVSGSCEAEKVALTGVVRVGQTLNAEQVELSLYFADSSVKEIGGRTISVKRNKTWNAIHWLTRFSSLSATLEADTIEGDEIYLEYTKAAIVRGERVTIGPGCEIGLVEYQMAFAQDEHAMVKEKRQR, encoded by the coding sequence ATGGCGGCGAGAAATTTGACCATTAACGGATCGGCGTTTTCGGGCGGCGGCACGTTCCATCACGTGACGGTCCGCGGCGATGCGACGATTCGCGGCGATGTCGAATGCGACCGCTGCAAAGTGTTTGGCTCGGCAGACATGAAAGGAGCGCTCACCGCCCGCCAGCTTCGCCTGTTTGGCCAAGCGAACATCGACGGTCCTGTGCGTATGGAGAAAATGGATGTGTTCGGGGAAGCAGACATTCGCGGCCATGCCCATCTGCAGCATCTTCAGCTGCGCGGGATGGTGCAGGTGGAGGGGAACGTGGAAGCGCATGCGATTCGCGGCTATGGCGAGCTGTCGGTGTCGGGAAGCTGCGAGGCGGAAAAGGTCGCGTTGACCGGCGTCGTGCGAGTCGGACAGACGCTGAATGCCGAACAGGTGGAATTGTCGCTCTATTTTGCCGACAGTTCGGTCAAGGAAATTGGCGGCCGGACGATTTCCGTCAAGCGAAACAAAACGTGGAACGCCATTCACTGGCTGACGCGTTTTTCTTCCTTATCCGCCACGTTGGAGGCGGACACGATTGAAGGCGATGAGATTTATTTGGAATATACGAAAGCCGCGATCGTCCGAGGAGAGCGGGTGACGATCGGCCCAGGCTGTGAGATCGGGCTTGTTGAATATCAGATGGCGTTTGCCCAAGACGAACATGCCATGGTGAAAGAAAAAAGACAGAGGTAG
- a CDS encoding MDR family MFS transporter yields MRNKETKTGLVVVALLLGIFVASMDNTIVATAMATIVADLGGLKQFVWVTSAYMVAEMAGMPIFGKLSDMYGRKRFFLFGIIVFLIGSVLCGMAQTIVQLSIFRAIQGIGGGALVPIAFTIMFDIFPPEKRGKMGGLFGAVFGLSSIFGPLLGAYITDYLNWRWVFYINIPLGIVAFFLLWIYYRESPKHAKQSIDWLGVMTLVPAIVCLMFALELGGQKYAWDSAVIIGLFSAFALLFLVFLYVETKAQEPIVSYHMFRERLFASTTLVAFFSGATFVVATVYIPIFIQGVTGGSATNSGLILLPMMLSTTVSAQLGGFLAGKTSYRNVMFGFMLLFTAGIGLLGTIDEHTTRLTVTLYMIIVGLGVGASFSVLGMAAIHHFSEAERGAASSTNSFVRSLGMTVGITVFGIIQRNLFTDQLAEQFRGMAQGAPGANMHDPRAMLSPEARAHIPAPVLDRLTEALASSIADTFLWALIPAALTIVCVLLMSNDRLAAPMRMKE; encoded by the coding sequence ATGAGGAATAAGGAAACGAAAACGGGATTGGTCGTGGTCGCGCTGTTGCTCGGCATTTTTGTCGCCTCGATGGACAATACGATTGTGGCAACAGCGATGGCGACGATTGTCGCCGATTTGGGCGGGCTCAAGCAGTTTGTTTGGGTGACGTCGGCGTATATGGTGGCCGAGATGGCGGGGATGCCGATTTTTGGGAAATTGTCCGACATGTACGGACGGAAGCGATTTTTCTTATTTGGCATCATCGTGTTTTTAATTGGGTCGGTGTTGTGCGGCATGGCGCAAACGATCGTGCAGCTCAGCATTTTCCGCGCCATTCAAGGCATCGGTGGCGGGGCGCTCGTGCCGATCGCGTTTACGATTATGTTTGACATTTTCCCGCCGGAGAAGCGCGGGAAGATGGGCGGGCTGTTTGGCGCGGTGTTTGGCTTGTCCAGCATTTTCGGCCCGCTGCTTGGCGCGTATATCACCGATTATCTCAACTGGCGCTGGGTGTTTTACATTAACATTCCGCTTGGGATTGTCGCGTTTTTCTTGCTTTGGATCTACTACCGCGAGTCGCCGAAGCATGCGAAGCAAAGCATTGACTGGCTTGGCGTGATGACGCTTGTTCCGGCGATCGTCTGCCTGATGTTTGCGCTGGAGCTTGGCGGCCAGAAGTACGCGTGGGACTCGGCCGTGATCATCGGGTTGTTTTCGGCGTTTGCCTTGCTCTTTCTCGTGTTTTTGTATGTAGAAACGAAAGCACAAGAGCCAATCGTATCTTACCATATGTTTCGCGAGCGCCTGTTTGCGTCAACGACGTTGGTCGCCTTTTTCTCCGGCGCGACGTTTGTTGTCGCCACCGTGTACATCCCGATTTTTATCCAAGGGGTGACGGGCGGTTCGGCGACGAATTCCGGATTGATTTTGTTGCCGATGATGCTTTCGACGACGGTATCAGCCCAACTCGGCGGCTTTTTGGCCGGGAAAACGAGCTACCGCAACGTGATGTTCGGGTTTATGTTGCTGTTTACCGCTGGGATCGGGCTGCTTGGCACGATTGATGAGCATACCACGCGGCTTACGGTGACGTTGTACATGATTATTGTTGGGTTAGGGGTCGGAGCATCGTTTTCGGTGCTCGGCATGGCGGCGATCCACCATTTTTCTGAAGCGGAACGGGGAGCGGCCAGCTCAACGAACTCGTTTGTCCGGTCGCTCGGCATGACGGTCGGCATTACCGTGTTTGGCATCATTCAGCGCAACTTGTTCACCGATCAATTGGCCGAGCAGTTTCGCGGCATGGCGCAAGGGGCGCCTGGAGCGAATATGCACGATCCGCGCGCGATGTTGTCGCCGGAAGCGCGGGCGCACATCCCGGCCCCTGTGCTCGACCGTTTGACCGAAGCGCTCGCCTCGTCGATTGCCGATACGTTTTTATGGGCGCTCATCCCCGCGGCGCTGACGATCGTTTGTGTGCTGTTGATGTCCAACGATCGGCTCGCTGCGCCAATGAGGATGAAAGAGTAA
- a CDS encoding YidH family protein, which translates to MKEEKQPTEDSKYIQQHLANERTFLAWIRTSIAVVGIAFLVIHLHEKSTSSALSTAIVQWIGALAVVISICTIIFSTVSYAIKAKQINEQTFRPSRPLIWFLASLLLLITGLFGYYFLSLL; encoded by the coding sequence ATGAAGGAGGAAAAACAACCGACAGAGGATTCCAAATATATTCAGCAACATTTGGCGAACGAGCGGACGTTTCTCGCCTGGATTCGCACGTCGATCGCGGTGGTCGGGATCGCGTTTTTGGTCATCCATTTGCATGAAAAGTCAACGAGCAGTGCATTGTCTACGGCGATTGTCCAATGGATCGGAGCGTTGGCGGTCGTGATTTCGATCTGCACCATTATTTTTTCTACCGTCAGTTATGCGATAAAGGCAAAACAAATTAATGAACAGACATTCCGACCGTCACGGCCCTTAATCTGGTTTTTAGCGTCTTTGTTGCTGTTGATTACGGGGTTGTTCGGTTACTATTTTTTGAGCTTGCTTTAG
- a CDS encoding rhodanese-like domain-containing protein: MIGGSLLLIFLIVFVVALYRRYGSVKGVLCLPVDQVPNRLLIVDLRDYNEVNDRMCRHALHIPVAYIKRQLPSIPRQPLHVIAQDAVEKNIGIRLLRRYGYEVKSYSIAACDCQERGRTSRWNITKKSKTA; this comes from the coding sequence TTGATCGGGGGCAGTTTGTTGCTGATTTTTCTGATTGTGTTCGTCGTGGCGCTGTATCGACGCTACGGTTCGGTAAAAGGTGTTTTGTGTCTTCCGGTCGATCAAGTGCCGAACCGCTTGCTTATTGTCGATTTGCGTGATTATAATGAAGTCAATGACCGGATGTGTCGGCACGCACTGCATATTCCCGTTGCCTATATCAAACGGCAGCTGCCGTCCATTCCGCGGCAGCCATTGCATGTGATCGCTCAAGATGCGGTCGAAAAAAATATCGGCATTCGGTTGCTGCGCCGTTACGGTTATGAGGTGAAAAGCTACTCAATCGCGGCTTGTGATTGTCAAGAAAGGGGGCGAACGAGCCGGTGGAATATAACAAAGAAATCAAAAACCGCTTAA
- a CDS encoding metal-sensitive transcriptional regulator produces the protein MEYNKEIKNRLKRIEGQIKGILGMMEQGKDCKSVVSQLSAARNAIDRAIAVIVSTNLEHCLRESMEKGESTDHLVKEAVELLVKSR, from the coding sequence GTGGAATATAACAAAGAAATCAAAAACCGCTTAAAACGGATTGAAGGACAAATTAAAGGCATCCTTGGCATGATGGAACAAGGCAAAGACTGCAAGAGCGTCGTTTCCCAGCTGTCGGCGGCGCGCAATGCCATTGACCGCGCCATTGCGGTGATCGTCAGCACCAATTTGGAACATTGTCTGCGGGAAAGCATGGAAAAAGGAGAAAGCACAGACCATCTTGTCAAAGAAGCAGTGGAGTTGCTTGTGAAAAGCCGTTAA
- a CDS encoding sulfurtransferase TusA family protein, translating to MNVAKVLDAKGLACPMPVVRAKKAIDELQSGQVLEVHTTDKGAKNDLPAWAKASGHTVLDVKEDNGVLMFWIQKG from the coding sequence ATGAACGTCGCAAAAGTATTGGATGCAAAAGGATTGGCTTGCCCGATGCCGGTGGTGAGGGCGAAAAAAGCGATAGACGAATTGCAATCAGGTCAAGTGCTCGAGGTGCACACGACCGATAAAGGGGCGAAAAACGACTTGCCTGCATGGGCGAAAGCGAGCGGCCATACGGTGCTTGATGTGAAAGAAGACAATGGTGTGTTGATGTTCTGGATTCAAAAAGGATAA
- a CDS encoding DsrE/DsrF/DrsH-like family protein: MTQPKKKTTIILFSGDYDKAMAAYIIANGAAAYDHDVTIFHTFWGLNALRKEAPVPVQKGFLEKMFAKMMPRGADRMGLSRMNFAGIGPKLIKKVIKKHNAMPLPQLIEMAKEQGVKLVACQMTVDLLGLKPEELIDGIEFAGVAAYLADASEGNVNLFI; the protein is encoded by the coding sequence ATGACACAGCCGAAGAAAAAGACAACGATCATTTTGTTCAGCGGCGACTATGATAAGGCGATGGCGGCTTACATCATCGCCAACGGCGCTGCGGCTTATGATCATGACGTGACGATTTTCCACACGTTTTGGGGGCTGAATGCCTTGCGGAAAGAGGCGCCCGTTCCGGTGCAAAAAGGGTTTCTTGAAAAGATGTTCGCCAAAATGATGCCGCGCGGCGCCGACCGCATGGGACTGTCGCGCATGAATTTTGCCGGCATCGGCCCGAAGCTGATCAAAAAGGTGATCAAAAAGCATAACGCCATGCCGCTTCCGCAGTTGATCGAGATGGCGAAAGAACAGGGTGTGAAGCTTGTCGCCTGTCAAATGACGGTCGATTTGCTTGGACTGAAGCCGGAAGAATTGATTGACGGCATTGAGTTTGCGGGGGTGGCTGCCTATTTGGCCGATGCTTCGGAAGGAAATGTGAACTTATTTATTTAA
- a CDS encoding sulfurtransferase TusA family protein, which produces MIKVDMTVDAKGLSCPMPIVRTKKAIGELQPGQVLEVQATDKGSKADIKAWAESTGHQYVGTIEENGVLKHYIRKSAEHETRKETTFPHVVSNEQLQEKLHDPDSFVLDVREPAEYAFGHIPGAVSIPLGELENRMAELPKDKTIYVVCRTGTRSDLAAQKLAENGFDRVRNVVPGMSQWNGPLDSAQS; this is translated from the coding sequence ATGATTAAAGTCGATATGACGGTAGACGCGAAAGGACTGTCCTGTCCGATGCCGATTGTCCGCACGAAAAAGGCCATCGGTGAGCTGCAGCCAGGCCAAGTGCTGGAAGTGCAAGCGACGGACAAGGGCTCCAAAGCCGATATTAAAGCATGGGCGGAAAGCACAGGGCATCAATATGTAGGAACGATTGAAGAAAATGGGGTTTTGAAACATTATATCCGCAAGTCAGCGGAACATGAAACACGCAAAGAAACGACATTCCCTCATGTCGTATCGAATGAACAACTGCAAGAAAAACTTCACGATCCGGATTCGTTTGTCTTGGATGTCCGCGAACCGGCGGAGTATGCGTTTGGCCATATTCCGGGTGCGGTCTCGATTCCACTTGGGGAGCTCGAGAATCGGATGGCTGAGCTTCCGAAAGACAAAACGATTTACGTCGTGTGCCGCACAGGGACGCGGAGCGATTTGGCCGCGCAAAAGCTGGCCGAAAACGGATTTGACCGTGTGCGCAACGTTGTTCCAGGCATGTCGCAATGGAACGGGCCGCTTGATTCCGCTCAATCGTAA
- a CDS encoding MBL fold metallo-hydrolase: MVKEMTVQQMTEKVLNKASLFILDVRNESDFRDWKIEGENFAYLNVPYFELIDGVDSIVDRLPKDQDIVVVCAKGGSAAFVAEQLAEAGFDNVYTLAGGMQAWSEHLHQAKVYEDDQLKIYQFIRVGKGCLSYMVISGSEALVVDPLRFVDVYEQVAKQEGVTITHIVDSHLHADHLSGGKALAERTGAAYYLMKSEGAVFDFEPLEQHETIDFENVHLEVLAVKTPGHTPGSVSFFVNGKWLFSGDTIFVGGLGRPDLGGKVAEWAEDLYHTVYEKVAAMADDVIVLPAHYANLDEEINAEGYVGDTLGRIRARNEMMQNKPKDEFIDLVIQSAKTETPPNFEDIVAINRGLKTVDIETQRELEIGPNRCALHHTHA, from the coding sequence ATGGTGAAAGAAATGACCGTACAACAAATGACGGAAAAGGTGTTAAACAAAGCATCGTTGTTCATCTTGGATGTTCGCAATGAAAGTGATTTTCGCGATTGGAAAATCGAAGGGGAAAACTTCGCGTATTTGAACGTGCCGTATTTCGAATTGATTGACGGCGTGGATTCGATTGTCGACCGTCTTCCGAAAGACCAAGACATCGTCGTCGTGTGTGCGAAGGGCGGATCGGCGGCGTTTGTCGCTGAGCAGCTGGCAGAAGCCGGGTTTGACAACGTGTATACGCTCGCCGGCGGGATGCAGGCGTGGAGCGAGCATCTCCATCAAGCGAAGGTATACGAAGATGATCAATTGAAAATTTACCAATTCATCCGCGTCGGCAAAGGATGCCTGTCGTATATGGTCATCTCAGGAAGCGAAGCGCTTGTCGTCGATCCATTGCGGTTTGTCGATGTGTATGAACAAGTGGCCAAACAAGAAGGGGTAACGATCACGCATATCGTGGATTCGCACTTGCATGCCGATCATTTGTCCGGCGGCAAAGCGCTGGCTGAACGAACGGGAGCAGCGTACTACTTGATGAAAAGCGAAGGGGCGGTATTCGATTTCGAGCCGCTTGAGCAACATGAAACGATCGACTTTGAAAACGTTCATCTTGAAGTGCTGGCGGTGAAAACGCCAGGGCATACGCCAGGCAGCGTCTCGTTCTTCGTCAACGGCAAATGGCTGTTCTCGGGTGACACCATCTTTGTCGGTGGTCTCGGACGCCCGGATCTTGGCGGCAAAGTGGCCGAATGGGCGGAAGATTTGTATCACACCGTATATGAAAAAGTGGCAGCCATGGCTGATGATGTCATCGTTTTGCCGGCGCACTACGCGAACTTAGACGAAGAAATCAACGCCGAGGGGTATGTCGGCGATACGCTAGGCCGCATCCGCGCCCGCAATGAGATGATGCAAAACAAACCGAAAGACGAATTCATCGATCTCGTCATCCAAAGCGCCAAAACGGAAACCCCGCCGAACTTCGAAGACATTGTCGCCATCAACCGCGGTCTCAAAACGGTGGATATCGAAACACAACGAGAGCTTGAGATCGGCCCGAACCGCTGCGCGCTGCATCATACTCATGCCTAA
- a CDS encoding sulfite exporter TauE/SafE family protein yields the protein MDVSLAFLIVIFLIGFVGSFISGMVGIGGSIIKYPMLLYLPPLFGLAAFSAHEVSGISAVQVFFATIGGVWAYRKSGYLNKSLILYMGVSILVGSFVGGYGSKLMSEGTINVVYGILAALAAIMMFVPKKGIDDIPLDQVTFNKWLAAALAFLIGVGSGIVGAAGAFLLVPVMLVVLKIPTRMTIATSLAVTFISSIGSTFGKIATGQVDYIPALIMVIASLLASPLGAKAGQKMNTKVLQVILAVLILATAVKIWVDIL from the coding sequence ATGGATGTTTCGCTCGCATTTCTCATTGTCATCTTTTTAATCGGTTTTGTCGGTTCGTTTATTTCTGGGATGGTGGGGATCGGTGGATCGATTATTAAATATCCGATGCTGTTATACCTCCCGCCGTTGTTTGGGCTGGCGGCGTTCAGCGCCCATGAAGTGTCCGGCATTAGTGCCGTGCAAGTGTTTTTCGCCACGATCGGCGGTGTGTGGGCGTATCGAAAAAGCGGCTATTTGAACAAATCGCTCATTCTCTATATGGGCGTAAGTATTCTTGTCGGCAGTTTCGTCGGCGGCTATGGTTCGAAGTTGATGAGCGAGGGAACGATTAACGTTGTTTACGGCATCTTGGCCGCGTTGGCGGCGATCATGATGTTTGTGCCGAAAAAAGGGATCGATGACATCCCGCTTGATCAAGTGACGTTCAACAAATGGCTGGCGGCCGCTTTGGCGTTTCTGATCGGCGTCGGGTCCGGCATCGTCGGGGCGGCGGGGGCGTTTTTGCTTGTGCCCGTCATGCTCGTTGTCTTGAAAATTCCGACGCGCATGACGATCGCCACGTCGTTGGCCGTTACATTCATTTCCTCGATCGGCTCGACGTTCGGGAAAATCGCCACCGGCCAAGTCGATTACATCCCAGCGCTCATCATGGTCATCGCGAGCTTGCTTGCCTCACCGCTCGGGGCGAAAGCCGGACAAAAGATGAATACGAAAGTGCTGCAAGTGATCTTGGCGGTATTGATTTTGGCGACAGCGGTGAAAATTTGGGTGGATATTTTATGA